Proteins encoded in a region of the Teredinibacter purpureus genome:
- a CDS encoding MltF family protein: MLNPTRANSTLTKTSWLKRFSFTCCCFLTLSACDSTKEPTRPANNGVLTPTVQPIAIAAKTPSSYIEQGDLTAIATHNTLRILVPRWEDTGLPRAGLPSHGFRELAEGFAASQGLSVRWILSDNHTQLIEQLEKGEGDLIVAHLTQTPARETRLAFSVPISSAHEQIIGPAEQRFSQPAHLANKHIAVGAGSSFVASLSHYVTQHPDLNLTISEHPNGDPEFYVDDIQSGRIDATVMDNNVAESLSQLRDDFSVGLTITPTRPIAWAVRKNNPQLLAKLNTYLTEARITHNRDSRFTGDFNAIKARKTLRMITRNSPASYFVWRGELMGYEYQLMKKFAERQGLRLEVEVAPPGTSMIDMLKNGQGDVIAASSTITDAREAQGIAYSRHYHLIHEQLITHTNAPPLDSLDALNGRTLTIRPDHAFWSTASALLNEGYKFTLKAADLTQTSTDLITAVALGELDATISDSHLVSIEHKFNETLQPGLMLEPERSLGWAVRDNNPELLTALNRYIDLHYRGTFFNVTYNKYFRNEKRIDKYQGQRLTDSSQLSPFDNLIKPLAEQYHFDWRLLVAQMYQESKFNPQAESFAGALGLFQVMPRTAKELEVPLPFTPESGIYAGIRYLDWARDRFEPTLPLEERLWFTLAAYNAGFGHVNDARRLARQQGLDGDRWFGHVEHAMLMLSKRQFYTKARFGYVRGTEPVNYVRQIRNRYYAYLKL, translated from the coding sequence ATGCTCAACCCTACACGCGCGAATAGCACGCTAACAAAGACTTCATGGTTAAAACGCTTTAGCTTCACTTGCTGTTGTTTTCTCACACTTTCAGCTTGCGATTCCACTAAAGAGCCTACTCGCCCGGCCAATAACGGCGTATTAACCCCTACCGTGCAACCGATAGCGATCGCCGCGAAAACGCCTTCATCCTACATCGAACAAGGCGATTTAACGGCAATAGCAACTCACAACACCCTGCGAATATTAGTGCCTCGCTGGGAAGATACTGGGCTGCCTCGAGCAGGCTTACCTTCACACGGCTTTAGAGAGCTGGCCGAAGGCTTTGCCGCATCACAAGGCCTAAGCGTGCGGTGGATACTCAGCGATAATCATACACAGTTAATTGAACAACTCGAAAAAGGCGAAGGTGATTTAATCGTCGCGCACCTCACCCAAACCCCGGCACGCGAAACACGCCTTGCATTTAGCGTTCCCATCTCCAGTGCGCACGAACAAATTATTGGGCCAGCCGAGCAACGCTTTTCTCAACCCGCACACTTGGCCAACAAACATATTGCCGTGGGTGCTGGCTCCTCTTTCGTTGCGTCTTTATCTCACTACGTAACCCAACACCCCGACCTAAATCTCACCATTAGTGAACACCCTAATGGTGACCCCGAATTCTATGTAGACGACATCCAAAGCGGCCGTATAGATGCAACCGTCATGGATAACAACGTCGCCGAGTCGCTTAGCCAACTACGCGACGATTTTAGCGTGGGCCTCACCATTACACCCACACGCCCTATCGCATGGGCTGTACGCAAAAATAACCCTCAATTGTTAGCCAAGCTCAATACGTACCTCACCGAAGCACGCATTACGCACAATAGAGACAGTCGGTTTACGGGTGACTTTAACGCTATTAAAGCACGTAAAACCCTACGCATGATTACCCGCAATAGCCCAGCCTCCTATTTTGTCTGGCGCGGTGAGCTAATGGGCTACGAATACCAATTAATGAAAAAATTTGCCGAACGCCAAGGCTTACGTTTAGAAGTTGAAGTTGCACCGCCTGGCACAAGCATGATCGACATGCTTAAAAATGGACAAGGCGACGTTATTGCCGCGAGCAGTACCATTACCGACGCCCGGGAAGCACAAGGCATTGCATACAGCCGCCACTATCATCTCATCCACGAACAGCTCATCACCCATACCAATGCGCCGCCACTGGATTCACTCGATGCACTAAACGGCCGAACACTCACTATTCGCCCCGACCATGCCTTCTGGTCAACCGCCTCCGCACTATTAAATGAAGGGTATAAATTTACACTAAAGGCCGCCGACCTCACTCAAACCTCTACCGATTTAATTACCGCTGTCGCGCTAGGCGAACTTGATGCAACCATCTCAGATAGCCATCTGGTATCCATAGAACATAAGTTTAACGAAACCCTTCAGCCAGGTTTAATGCTAGAGCCCGAGCGCTCGCTTGGCTGGGCCGTTCGCGACAATAACCCCGAATTGTTAACGGCACTCAATCGGTATATAGATTTACATTACAGAGGTACTTTTTTTAACGTTACCTATAACAAATACTTTCGCAATGAAAAGCGCATTGATAAATACCAAGGACAACGCTTAACCGATTCCTCACAGCTTTCACCTTTCGACAACCTCATCAAACCGCTCGCAGAGCAATACCACTTTGATTGGCGCCTGCTAGTTGCCCAAATGTACCAAGAAAGTAAATTCAACCCGCAAGCCGAGTCCTTTGCGGGTGCGCTAGGCTTATTTCAAGTTATGCCGCGTACGGCAAAGGAATTGGAAGTGCCATTACCCTTTACACCCGAAAGCGGTATTTACGCCGGTATACGCTACCTAGATTGGGCACGCGACCGCTTTGAACCCACCCTGCCACTGGAAGAACGGCTTTGGTTCACCCTAGCCGCTTACAACGCAGGCTTTGGCCACGTTAACGATGCACGTCGGTTAGCGCGACAGCAGGGGCTTGACGGCGATCGCTGGTTTGGGCACGTAGAACACGCCATGCTCATGCTATCCAAACGCCAGTTTTATACAAAAGCACGGTTCGGTTACGTGCGCGGCACAGAGCCCGTCAATTACGTTCGGCAAATTCGCAACCGCTACTATGCGTACTTAAAACTCTAA
- a CDS encoding toll/interleukin-1 receptor domain-containing protein encodes MPANNEIFISYAHTDNENPIGAGWVEQFHKTLKLRIKQILGARQPDDMPDIWRDKELQGNDELSDILVDKINHVDLLVSILSPSYINSDSCLKELNTFSAIAAQNGGLTVDNKARIFKVIKTPVELEQQPAPVRGQLGYPFFYFDEDEEITREYTLMPGDKHTAQALQEINDLAHNIIKTLRTWREHKPGAAVGRNVNNEPSPLKPAANEPASTTAKTIYLAETSYDLDDHYKAMRRELESRGHRVLPEGELPIRNPDHFNEHVNNALNQADLAIHMIGANRSACVAGGSQDIVERQNTLASEHLTLKRIIWLPSHQTVTDEAQQAFIHQLQFDPDVQKNADVLRQSLQDLMTSAHDTLARKPDITPTAKHHDNRTVIYVAYAQEDYDYAQPLITALFKDGYDVLEPLFDSGISDEQFLELHKRNACNCDALILYHNAAGIFWLHTQNSDFQRLETERQDRPLKAKAIFLGPNSAARQHPLRTHNLVIDGSNAFTASQLSPFLSLLTETPK; translated from the coding sequence TTGCCAGCCAATAACGAAATCTTTATAAGCTATGCGCATACCGATAACGAAAACCCCATCGGGGCTGGCTGGGTGGAGCAGTTCCACAAAACGCTTAAATTACGCATTAAGCAAATATTGGGAGCAAGACAGCCAGACGATATGCCCGACATATGGCGCGACAAAGAACTACAGGGCAACGATGAATTGTCCGATATTCTGGTCGACAAAATTAACCACGTTGATTTACTCGTTTCAATATTATCCCCTAGCTATATCAATTCAGACTCGTGCCTAAAAGAGCTCAATACCTTTTCCGCTATAGCGGCACAAAATGGCGGCCTAACCGTCGATAACAAAGCACGAATATTTAAAGTTATCAAAACCCCTGTAGAACTCGAGCAGCAACCAGCACCGGTGCGCGGGCAACTCGGCTACCCCTTCTTTTATTTCGACGAAGATGAAGAGATTACTCGCGAATACACCCTTATGCCGGGCGACAAACATACCGCGCAAGCGCTGCAAGAAATTAACGATTTAGCCCACAATATTATTAAAACACTGCGTACATGGCGTGAGCACAAACCGGGTGCTGCCGTAGGGCGTAATGTAAACAACGAACCTAGCCCCCTAAAACCCGCCGCCAACGAGCCAGCCTCTACTACGGCTAAAACAATCTACCTCGCCGAAACCTCCTACGACTTAGACGATCACTACAAAGCCATGCGACGCGAACTCGAAAGTCGTGGTCACCGTGTTTTGCCGGAAGGTGAGCTACCCATTCGTAACCCCGACCATTTCAACGAACACGTGAATAACGCCCTCAACCAAGCCGACCTTGCCATACATATGATTGGCGCTAACCGTTCCGCGTGCGTCGCGGGAGGAAGCCAAGACATTGTTGAACGACAAAACACCCTCGCATCAGAGCACCTCACGTTAAAACGAATTATTTGGCTACCCTCGCATCAAACGGTTACCGATGAGGCCCAGCAGGCGTTTATTCACCAATTGCAATTTGACCCTGACGTACAAAAAAATGCCGACGTATTAAGGCAATCATTGCAAGACTTAATGACCAGCGCCCACGATACACTTGCCCGTAAGCCCGACATAACACCTACGGCAAAACATCACGATAACCGCACCGTTATTTATGTCGCTTACGCACAAGAAGATTACGACTACGCTCAACCGCTCATAACCGCACTCTTTAAAGACGGTTACGATGTGCTCGAACCCCTATTCGACAGCGGCATTTCAGATGAACAATTCTTAGAGCTACACAAACGCAATGCCTGCAACTGCGACGCCCTCATTCTGTACCACAATGCAGCCGGCATTTTTTGGCTACACACCCAAAATAGTGATTTCCAGCGTCTAGAGACCGAACGTCAAGATCGCCCACTTAAAGCAAAGGCGATTTTTCTCGGGCCCAACTCTGCCGCACGGCAACACCCGCTCCGCACCCACAACTTGGTTATTGATGGCAGCAATGCATTTACCGCTTCCCAACTTTCACCCTTCCTTTCATTGTTAACGGAAACGCCTAAGTGA
- a CDS encoding nSTAND1 domain-containing NTPase has product MTDAPTPLFNPYPGLRPFGSNESHLFFGRDTQRTALLRRLRMTRFLAVVGSSGSGKSSLVKAGLLPGLHGGFMSGHGSQWRIVDTRPGGNPIVRLATALDSPGALSDSGFPQEEFSFTEATLRRSSLGLIEAVTEAQLEPGERVLILVDQFEEIFRYIDEGNESDRAANEASAFVKLLLEAAAQDDVPIYIVLTMRTDYIGDCARFRGLPEVINEGQYLVPRLTREQLREVILGPTKLAGASLSAVLLNHLLNDIDDSADYLPILQHALMRTWEYWQQKGGQNSLDITHYQAIGGMAKALSLHAKSKYNSLSNDEAKRIASCLFKSLTDRGEGGQLVRRLVCIDEIAHIACASGEDVISVIDVFREANTSFIMPPKEVALTPSTIIDISHESLIRNWKTLKDWTNEEAESATSYKRIYQTAALYPEKEDLLSGRRLKAAKEWFKQQQPNANWARRYDKSNSCFNTAMTFLYESHTANQIQIERAEASRRTKRKLFSFIGMIILAITLAGTLKLANNFDDIQQDIQLRHNADKILQQSYATLVQRLNEKQDYSKRARKIDVASYANDRDDDFKSKLASDFLQVKRAGSSYYTVALSQRKRLKNNNEISLYENEKLLFTIYQDVDSAQAYSKLTSSNAPSSGNHNFDEAIIEIAHSHMRRKHQSIQTFVDSLFNNEQQTQILNYWNRWGIFLQGFGLFLLLPLYRWFQIYRQKPARFPTLARCYAALIDIGIGGIFGYIVGISAFMFLSVLAPFYPWLANDIPSAFGAFMGVLTGLTYLSFRDAMHLRYRRSFGKIVFGLCPVFKGQHPLTAKVAFLRNTMIIAFATLALTVGGICSVLKSDDPLTVAIIGFFIIMLGWSITWLILVSTGRKQSLGDRVANTQVLDTCSEEFSWLTAQTRHYFSHENDLNIPLSTPVLRDHFTAQPTT; this is encoded by the coding sequence GTGACTGACGCGCCAACGCCTCTATTCAACCCATACCCTGGCCTTCGCCCTTTTGGCAGCAACGAATCCCACCTATTTTTCGGCCGCGATACGCAACGCACAGCCTTACTAAGACGCCTGCGCATGACACGCTTTCTTGCCGTTGTTGGCTCTTCTGGAAGCGGCAAATCATCTCTGGTCAAAGCAGGCCTATTGCCAGGCTTACACGGCGGGTTTATGTCCGGCCACGGCAGCCAGTGGCGCATTGTAGACACTCGCCCCGGCGGCAATCCCATTGTTCGGCTCGCCACCGCCCTCGACTCGCCCGGCGCACTGTCCGATTCAGGTTTTCCACAAGAGGAGTTCAGTTTTACCGAAGCCACTCTAAGGCGCAGCTCGTTAGGCCTTATCGAAGCCGTTACCGAAGCACAGCTGGAACCGGGTGAACGCGTACTAATTCTCGTTGACCAATTTGAAGAAATATTTCGTTATATTGATGAAGGGAACGAATCCGATCGCGCGGCAAACGAAGCCTCAGCCTTCGTAAAATTATTACTCGAAGCTGCCGCGCAAGACGATGTTCCAATCTATATTGTGCTCACCATGCGCACCGATTACATTGGCGATTGCGCACGATTTAGAGGTTTACCCGAAGTCATTAACGAAGGCCAATATTTAGTTCCTCGCCTAACGCGAGAGCAATTACGCGAAGTGATTCTCGGCCCGACAAAATTAGCGGGTGCATCACTCTCTGCCGTGCTCCTCAATCACTTGCTCAACGATATCGACGATAGCGCCGATTACCTGCCCATTTTACAACACGCGCTCATGCGCACATGGGAATACTGGCAACAAAAAGGTGGCCAAAACTCACTCGATATAACCCATTATCAAGCCATCGGCGGCATGGCCAAGGCACTGTCGCTACACGCCAAGTCAAAATATAATTCACTCAGCAACGACGAAGCTAAACGCATTGCCTCATGCCTCTTTAAAAGTCTGACCGACCGAGGCGAAGGCGGCCAATTGGTTCGACGCTTAGTGTGCATTGACGAAATTGCACACATCGCCTGTGCCAGCGGTGAAGACGTCATCAGCGTGATTGACGTTTTTCGAGAAGCCAATACGTCTTTTATTATGCCGCCAAAGGAAGTTGCACTTACGCCCAGCACCATTATCGATATTTCCCATGAAAGCCTTATTCGCAATTGGAAAACGTTAAAAGATTGGACAAACGAAGAAGCCGAATCGGCGACAAGCTACAAGCGTATTTATCAAACCGCAGCGCTCTATCCAGAAAAAGAAGATCTTTTAAGTGGACGACGCTTAAAAGCGGCAAAGGAATGGTTTAAGCAACAACAACCCAACGCCAACTGGGCAAGACGATACGATAAAAGTAATTCCTGCTTTAATACCGCGATGACTTTCTTGTATGAAAGCCACACGGCCAACCAAATTCAAATAGAACGCGCAGAAGCTTCCCGACGAACAAAGCGTAAATTATTCTCGTTTATAGGCATGATAATACTCGCCATTACTTTAGCGGGTACGTTAAAGCTTGCGAACAATTTCGACGATATTCAGCAAGATATTCAATTACGCCATAATGCCGACAAAATCTTGCAGCAAAGTTATGCCACTTTGGTACAGCGGCTCAATGAAAAACAAGATTATTCAAAACGGGCCAGAAAGATCGATGTTGCAAGCTATGCCAACGATAGAGATGACGATTTCAAGTCCAAACTGGCTTCAGACTTTTTACAAGTCAAGCGCGCAGGATCGTCCTACTACACCGTAGCACTGTCCCAACGTAAAAGACTTAAAAACAACAATGAAATATCGTTGTATGAAAATGAAAAGCTACTGTTCACCATTTATCAAGATGTCGACAGCGCACAAGCCTATAGCAAGCTAACATCCTCCAATGCTCCCAGCAGTGGCAACCACAATTTTGACGAAGCCATTATCGAAATTGCCCACTCCCACATGAGGCGCAAACATCAGTCTATACAAACCTTTGTCGATTCCCTCTTCAACAACGAACAACAAACACAGATACTGAATTACTGGAATCGATGGGGCATTTTTCTACAAGGCTTTGGTCTTTTTCTACTCTTGCCTTTATATCGATGGTTTCAAATATACCGACAAAAACCTGCGCGCTTCCCTACTTTAGCGCGCTGTTATGCCGCGCTAATCGACATTGGTATCGGTGGTATATTCGGGTATATCGTGGGTATATCGGCCTTTATGTTTTTGAGTGTATTGGCGCCTTTTTACCCATGGTTAGCAAACGATATACCTTCCGCGTTCGGCGCGTTTATGGGTGTGCTGACAGGGCTTACCTACCTGTCATTTCGCGACGCAATGCACCTGCGTTATAGGCGCTCATTTGGCAAGATTGTTTTCGGGCTATGCCCGGTATTCAAAGGCCAACACCCTCTAACGGCTAAAGTGGCTTTTTTAAGAAATACGATGATTATCGCATTTGCAACGCTGGCACTAACTGTAGGAGGTATTTGCAGCGTGCTTAAGTCAGACGACCCCTTGACGGTGGCCATAATTGGGTTTTTCATCATCATGCTCGGATGGAGCATAACGTGGCTAATACTTGTCAGTACAGGGCGAAAACAATCATTGGGTGATCGCGTCGCTAACACTCAAGTGCTCGATACCTGTAGTGAGGAATTTAGTTGGCTAACGGCGCAAACTCGTCATTACTTTAGCCATGAAAATGACCTTAATATTCCTTTAAGTACACCCGTACTACGCGATCATTTTACCGCCCAGCCAACAACCTAA
- a CDS encoding MATE family efflux transporter: protein MPVELFKKASRYCQQSFAPLQNKFLWVSVMTLALPVAAQMMLQSFLGMADVLMVGSLGPTALAAVGLAAKLHFLLLVLMAGIGAGCSILVAQYTGAKDFLACQRTVALTLMVGAVVMIPFTVAFGFFSEWWVPLINPDAEVAALTARYLTITAPVLLLAQLIVVFEAGLRALGNTGVPLVMGALAAALNVVLNYALIFGHWGFPAMGVEGAAWATLFSRVLQLIATITWLYRTKHAFALMPRHFAAAFNRFELSRFINFSLPVVVNHIIWGLGNAAYHILTGYAGTEALAVMGVIVPIESLFFSLFVGLSNASTVLIGRALGGDKSDQAWLLHRFFDQLTIGLVVSLSGILWLSRAWVVGIFDELDSETAALLMDTLAIFCMLIWVKVLNMVRILGVLRAGGDNRFCLITDAIVMWGVGIPLYTFAVFFGGVSFLTIYALMFVEDAAKFIPVRIRIGLRVWMNNLAR from the coding sequence ATGCCCGTAGAGCTCTTCAAAAAAGCGAGCCGCTATTGTCAGCAATCGTTCGCGCCACTTCAGAATAAATTCCTTTGGGTGAGTGTGATGACGCTGGCTTTGCCCGTCGCTGCACAAATGATGCTGCAATCCTTCTTAGGCATGGCTGATGTACTGATGGTGGGTAGCCTTGGCCCAACAGCGTTGGCGGCTGTCGGGTTGGCGGCGAAGCTGCATTTTCTGTTATTGGTTTTGATGGCGGGCATTGGCGCGGGCTGTAGTATTTTGGTGGCGCAATATACCGGCGCGAAAGATTTTCTCGCCTGCCAGCGCACGGTAGCGTTAACGTTAATGGTCGGCGCGGTTGTGATGATTCCATTCACTGTAGCGTTTGGCTTTTTTAGTGAGTGGTGGGTACCGCTGATTAATCCCGATGCTGAGGTTGCCGCACTCACGGCGCGTTATTTGACGATTACCGCGCCTGTTTTGTTGTTAGCACAGCTTATTGTCGTTTTTGAGGCGGGCCTTCGTGCACTGGGGAATACAGGGGTACCCCTGGTAATGGGCGCCTTGGCGGCGGCATTGAATGTGGTGCTGAACTACGCCTTAATTTTTGGCCACTGGGGTTTTCCCGCGATGGGTGTAGAGGGCGCTGCGTGGGCCACATTATTTTCGAGAGTGTTGCAGTTGATAGCCACAATTACGTGGCTGTACCGTACGAAACACGCTTTTGCATTAATGCCTCGTCATTTTGCGGCGGCCTTCAATCGTTTTGAATTATCGCGATTTATTAATTTTTCTTTACCCGTGGTGGTTAATCACATTATTTGGGGGTTGGGTAACGCGGCCTACCACATACTCACGGGCTACGCAGGAACGGAAGCGCTAGCGGTGATGGGGGTTATTGTGCCCATTGAGAGTTTATTCTTTTCTTTGTTTGTGGGGTTATCGAATGCGTCGACGGTTCTGATTGGTAGGGCGCTTGGCGGCGATAAGAGTGATCAGGCGTGGTTACTGCACCGTTTCTTTGATCAGTTAACCATTGGTTTAGTGGTGTCCTTGAGTGGTATTTTGTGGCTGAGCCGTGCGTGGGTGGTGGGTATTTTCGATGAGCTTGATAGTGAAACCGCCGCGCTATTAATGGACACGCTAGCGATTTTTTGTATGCTTATTTGGGTGAAAGTGCTGAATATGGTGCGCATATTGGGCGTATTGCGGGCGGGGGGTGATAATCGTTTTTGCCTGATTACCGATGCCATTGTGATGTGGGGTGTGGGTATTCCTTTGTATACCTTTGCCGTATTTTTTGGTGGTGTTTCGTTTTTAACGATTTATGCGCTCATGTTTGTGGAGGATGCAGCGAAGTTTATACCGGTAAGAATTCGCATTGGCTTGCGTGTTTGGATGAATAATTTGGCTCGTTGA
- a CDS encoding helix-turn-helix transcriptional regulator yields the protein MQSQEWEDQLELGPECHERFLNSDNVPELPALGIGFAGVSQLKGRYWVGRKASDYHTLLFTTEGRGKLYTPSGEQAIEANTLTLLPCGKPFLFSLDAEHWSTAWFCLDDSPHWHHLNQEPSDVHYSAIAAPIYYLLCQLYYEPNEAMRQSPVKQLSLYLNQALGTPTASRTHLDQAKRLEGLFNELQQQLHVEWTVADMASRIHYSAPHLHRLCQQEYNQSPMQRLISLRMDRARQLLTDTNWPLGQIANTLGYQDVFNFSNRFKKVVGISPTGYRQQHPKSS from the coding sequence ATGCAAAGCCAAGAGTGGGAAGACCAACTGGAATTAGGCCCCGAATGCCACGAACGCTTTTTAAACAGCGATAACGTCCCAGAATTACCGGCACTGGGCATCGGCTTTGCGGGGGTCTCACAATTAAAAGGGCGCTATTGGGTAGGCCGTAAAGCCTCCGATTATCATACGCTGCTCTTCACCACAGAAGGTCGAGGAAAACTGTACACACCCTCCGGCGAGCAGGCTATCGAAGCGAACACGCTCACCTTACTGCCCTGCGGCAAGCCCTTCCTTTTTTCACTCGACGCCGAGCATTGGTCCACCGCATGGTTTTGCCTGGACGATAGCCCACACTGGCATCACCTAAATCAAGAACCCAGCGATGTCCATTACAGCGCGATCGCGGCGCCTATCTATTACCTGTTGTGTCAGCTGTATTACGAACCCAATGAAGCCATGCGTCAATCGCCTGTCAAACAACTGAGCCTTTATCTCAACCAAGCGCTCGGTACACCCACTGCCAGCCGTACGCATCTCGATCAAGCCAAACGGCTGGAAGGGCTGTTTAATGAGCTACAACAACAGCTTCACGTAGAATGGACCGTTGCGGATATGGCAAGCCGCATCCATTATTCGGCCCCACATCTGCACCGGCTCTGTCAACAGGAATACAATCAAAGCCCCATGCAACGCCTTATTAGCCTGCGTATGGACAGAGCACGACAACTGCTAACCGACACCAACTGGCCACTCGGCCAAATTGCCAACACTTTGGGCTATCAAGATGTGTTTAACTTTTCGAACCGGTTTAAAAAAGTCGTGGGCATTTCACCCACAGGCTATCGCCAGCAGCACCCGAAATCTTCGTAA
- a CDS encoding FKBP-type peptidyl-prolyl cis-trans isomerase: MQVSKDNVVSFHYTLGEAGGPPLESNHDSVPMAYLHGHGNLLAGLEDGMEGLSVGETKKVTLSPEQAYGPLREDASKKVPIKHLAGKYKRLLPGMIVKVNTEKGVINATVIKPGLKMVTIDLNHPFAGKTLEFDVEIKDIRAATEEEITHKHAHGAGGHHH; this comes from the coding sequence ATGCAAGTGTCTAAAGACAACGTAGTAAGCTTCCACTACACCCTAGGAGAAGCCGGTGGCCCGCCACTAGAATCCAACCACGACTCTGTACCTATGGCCTATCTTCACGGGCACGGCAACCTATTGGCCGGTTTGGAAGACGGTATGGAAGGCCTCTCCGTTGGAGAAACGAAAAAAGTCACCCTCTCTCCAGAACAAGCTTACGGTCCGCTTCGAGAAGACGCATCAAAGAAAGTACCCATTAAGCATTTGGCTGGAAAATATAAACGTTTACTTCCCGGTATGATCGTAAAAGTGAATACCGAAAAAGGTGTCATCAATGCCACTGTCATTAAGCCGGGATTAAAAATGGTCACAATAGACCTCAACCATCCGTTTGCCGGCAAGACATTAGAATTTGATGTGGAAATAAAAGATATTCGCGCTGCGACCGAAGAAGAAATTACACACAAACACGCCCATGGTGCAGGTGGGCACCACCACTAG